The proteins below are encoded in one region of Clostridium estertheticum:
- a CDS encoding ABC transporter ATP-binding protein — translation MKNNNKSKPKSNGKTMKRLFSYVTSTYKIQFIIVVVCILFSALAGVGGSLFLQIVIDDYITPLLKVSNPVFSGLLKAILVMAGIYCIGVVATFLYNRLMVTIGQGVQKKIRDEMYSHMQTLSIKYFDTHSHGDIMSRYTNDIDTLRQMLSQSIPQMFSSAITIVSVFLAMLYVSWHLTVLVIIMVVVMLFITGKITGRSSEFFIKQQRSIGKTNGFIEEMINGQNVVKVFCHEEDSKDQFDLLNEELCDNATKANNYANILMPIMSNLGNLLYVLVAIVGGVLALSGIGGLTLGAIASFLQLSKTFSMPIGQISQQLNAVIMALAGAQRIFELMDEESEEDEGYVTLVNAKYEGDVLCETEKRTGIWAWKHPHEDGTVTYTKLTGDVQFFDVDFGYNEEKTVLHNVSLDAHSGEKLAFVGATGAGKTTITNLINRFYDIQDGKIRYDDININKIRKSDLRRSLGVVLQDTNLFTGTIMENIKYGKLDATDEEIYAAARLANADGFISMMPKGYDTILSGDGSGLSQGQRQLLSIARAAVANPPVMILDEATSSIDTRTEAIVQRGMDSLMQGRTVFVIAHRLSTVKNADEIMVLEEGRIIELGNHEKLISERGKYYQLYTGAFELE, via the coding sequence ATGAAGAATAATAATAAGTCCAAACCTAAATCAAATGGAAAAACCATGAAAAGATTATTTTCATATGTTACAAGTACTTATAAAATACAATTTATAATTGTTGTCGTGTGTATACTATTTAGTGCTCTTGCAGGGGTGGGGGGGTCGCTTTTTCTTCAAATAGTGATTGATGATTACATTACTCCGCTACTTAAAGTTTCAAATCCTGTATTCTCTGGACTTCTAAAAGCTATACTTGTGATGGCTGGTATTTATTGTATTGGCGTTGTGGCGACATTTCTCTATAACAGATTAATGGTAACCATAGGCCAAGGGGTACAAAAGAAAATTAGAGATGAAATGTATTCTCATATGCAAACTCTGTCTATAAAATATTTTGATACTCATTCACATGGCGACATTATGAGTCGCTATACTAATGATATAGATACCTTAAGGCAGATGCTGTCTCAAAGTATTCCACAGATGTTTTCCTCTGCAATTACTATTGTAAGTGTATTTTTGGCCATGCTTTATGTCAGCTGGCATTTAACTGTGCTTGTAATTATAATGGTGGTAGTTATGTTATTTATTACTGGAAAAATTACTGGGAGGAGTTCTGAATTTTTTATTAAACAGCAAAGGTCTATAGGTAAAACAAATGGATTTATCGAGGAAATGATTAATGGACAAAATGTGGTTAAGGTGTTCTGCCATGAGGAAGATTCAAAAGATCAGTTCGACCTTCTAAACGAAGAACTTTGTGATAATGCTACAAAAGCAAATAATTATGCAAATATACTTATGCCTATTATGTCTAATTTAGGTAATCTTCTTTATGTCTTGGTTGCTATTGTTGGAGGAGTTTTAGCACTAAGTGGAATTGGTGGATTAACCCTAGGGGCTATTGCATCATTCTTACAGCTTAGTAAAACCTTCAGCATGCCTATTGGTCAAATTTCTCAACAACTCAACGCTGTTATTATGGCACTGGCGGGTGCACAACGTATTTTTGAATTGATGGATGAAGAATCCGAAGAGGATGAAGGTTATGTAACACTAGTAAATGCTAAATATGAGGGCGATGTTTTATGTGAAACTGAAAAGCGTACAGGAATATGGGCTTGGAAGCACCCTCATGAAGATGGTACTGTTACCTATACTAAATTAACAGGAGATGTACAATTTTTTGATGTGGATTTCGGTTATAATGAAGAAAAAACTGTATTGCATAATGTAAGCCTTGATGCACATTCTGGTGAAAAGTTAGCATTTGTTGGTGCAACTGGTGCTGGAAAAACCACCATAACTAATTTGATTAATCGTTTCTATGATATCCAAGATGGTAAAATTCGATATGATGATATAAATATTAATAAAATTAGAAAAAGTGATTTGCGTCGTTCCCTTGGAGTTGTGCTTCAAGATACAAATTTATTTACTGGAACTATTATGGAAAACATCAAATACGGCAAGCTTGATGCTACGGATGAAGAAATTTATGCAGCTGCAAGACTTGCAAATGCCGATGGATTTATTTCCATGATGCCAAAGGGTTATGATACTATTTTATCAGGAGATGGATCTGGCTTATCACAAGGTCAAAGACAATTATTGTCCATTGCAAGAGCTGCTGTTGCTAACCCTCCAGTTATGATTCTTGATGAAGCTACTTCTAGCATTGATACTCGTACAGAGGCGATTGTACAAAGAGGTATGGATTCACTTATGCAAGGTCGTACAGTATTTGTAATTGCTCATAGGCTTTCTACAGTGAAAAATGCTGATGAAATTATGGTACTTGAGGAAGGTCGAATCATTGAACTTGGTAATCACGAAAAGTTAATATCAGAGAGAGGAAAGTATTATCAGCTCTATACTGGCGCATTTGAACTTGAGTAA
- a CDS encoding PucR family transcriptional regulator has protein sequence MAKLKALLNFLENKPNIKIWGTHNPDTIIDEVFFLQDNMEFSPNALYLTTKNHKSLLINKDNILFIVNKASEDIHILQIETKNSIEEIYRLICEFMFTEYKLFAKKLNIYNSLSACNDINKTLNICESYLNNPIFILDTSYRILGRSTFANSITSSIETYNDQTYLLIDTVNLMKKNKCIDNIYSSSTSFFHASDKSLIFCGIRINNITVAYICILQENREFLEEDLELTNTLAQTLSIQMQKDNLFINSSGLEEEYYLMDLLKNSINNLNYIEERLKNIDFKLNKNILLIVIPFRQTYQDYRHNFGLKQLIVTTKNIFGNCISAYYEDSIILMVSKEDDEVFSENTKTRFIDFLKLNNLKAGVSLTFQNILKTKEFYKQATYALKLTENLKIDGFLFYFKDYIEYYLFHILQSNDNNIEKIELHTLIHPLINKLIGIDKNNNSVLLQTLIVYLESNRNAKLTSKKLNIHCSTFFYRYHKIEELLKISLSNSDILFKFELSLKILRYQK, from the coding sequence TTGGCTAAACTTAAAGCATTATTAAATTTTCTTGAAAATAAACCAAACATTAAAATTTGGGGAACACATAATCCGGATACTATTATTGATGAAGTATTCTTTTTGCAAGATAATATGGAATTTTCTCCAAATGCTTTGTATTTGACAACAAAAAACCATAAATCTTTATTAATTAATAAAGACAATATTTTATTTATCGTAAATAAAGCAAGTGAAGACATTCATATTTTACAGATTGAGACTAAAAATAGTATAGAAGAAATTTATAGATTAATTTGTGAATTTATGTTTACAGAATATAAACTATTTGCTAAAAAGTTGAATATCTATAATAGCTTATCTGCTTGTAATGATATTAATAAAACTTTAAATATATGTGAAAGCTATTTAAATAACCCTATTTTTATTTTAGATACTAGTTATCGTATTCTTGGTCGTTCCACTTTCGCTAATTCTATTACATCTAGTATAGAAACTTACAATGATCAAACTTATCTGTTAATTGATACTGTTAATCTTATGAAAAAAAATAAATGTATAGATAATATTTATAGTTCAAGTACATCTTTTTTTCACGCTTCTGATAAAAGTCTTATCTTTTGTGGTATTCGTATTAATAATATTACTGTAGCGTACATATGTATTTTACAAGAAAATCGAGAATTTCTTGAAGAAGATTTAGAACTAACCAACACTTTGGCACAAACTCTTTCTATACAAATGCAAAAAGATAACTTGTTTATAAATAGTTCAGGACTCGAAGAAGAATATTATTTAATGGATTTATTAAAAAATTCAATTAATAATCTAAACTATATAGAAGAACGACTAAAAAATATAGATTTTAAATTAAATAAAAATATATTACTGATTGTTATACCTTTTCGCCAAACATATCAAGATTACCGTCATAATTTTGGATTAAAGCAGTTAATTGTTACTACTAAAAATATATTTGGGAATTGTATTTCTGCTTATTATGAAGATAGTATCATTCTCATGGTAAGTAAAGAAGATGATGAGGTATTTTCTGAAAACACAAAAACAAGGTTTATAGATTTTTTAAAGCTCAATAATTTAAAAGCGGGGGTTAGTTTGACATTTCAAAACATACTTAAAACAAAGGAGTTTTATAAACAAGCTACTTATGCTTTAAAATTAACAGAGAACTTAAAAATTGATGGTTTCTTATTTTATTTCAAAGACTATATAGAATATTATCTATTTCATATATTGCAAAGCAATGATAATAATATTGAAAAGATTGAACTACACACATTGATTCATCCATTGATTAACAAGCTTATAGGGATCGATAAAAACAATAATTCAGTATTATTACAAACATTAATAGTTTATTTAGAAAGTAATAGGAATGCAAAATTGACCTCAAAAAAACTAAATATACATTGTAGTACATTTTTTTACCGTTACCATAAGATAGAAGAATTATTGAAAATTTCACTAAGCAACAGTGATATTTTGTTTAAATTCGAATTATCATTAAAAATTCTAAGATACCAAAAATAA